One region of Pygocentrus nattereri isolate fPygNat1 chromosome 14, fPygNat1.pri, whole genome shotgun sequence genomic DNA includes:
- the LOC119265130 gene encoding immunoglobulin heavy variable 3-23 gives MKITLSLLLILLSFNGVKCQSMESLQTAVQKKPGETLSLSCRGSGFSFSCCSMQWVRQLAGKPLEWIGRVRASGIGNDYSKSFQGRTEITRDNSNSMVYLKLSGVTVEDSAVYYCAKSAQ, from the exons ATGAAGATCACGCTCTCCTTATTACTGATACTACTCAGCTTCAATG GTGTGAAATGTCAAAGCATGGAATCTTTACAAACTGCAGTGCAGAAGAAACCTGGAGAAACTCTGAGTCTCTCCTGTAGAGGATCTGGATTTAGCTTTAGTTGCTGTAGCATGCAGTGGGTCAGACAACTGGCTGGAAAACCACTGGAGTGGATCGGACGTGTTCGTGCTAGTGGAATCGGCAATGACTACTCAAAATCTTTTCAAGGAAGAACTGAAATCACCAGAGACAATTCCAACAGCATGGTGTATCTGAAACTTTCTGGTGTGACAGTCGAGGACtcagctgtgtattactgtgcaaaatcagCACAGTGA
- the LOC119265122 gene encoding uncharacterized protein LOC119265122, whose translation MVTARRTRGGHAESKRWAVIFTCLSTRAVHIEVIETMTTASFINGLRRFSAIRGPIKTIRSDQGTNFIGACKELKLNTTDPELKTYLKDNKSTWIFNPPHSSHMGGVWERMIGIARRILDALLLKLNPSYLTHEILVTLMAEVTAIMNSRPLVSVSSDPEAPAVLTPSMLLTHKKDTLAAPSGDFDVNDLSNKHWRRVQALADAFWKRWRQEYLTTLQTKGKWNMEKPNLQVGDVVLLKDSQMKRTEWPTGLVVKTFPSRDNTVRKVEVKVVKHDIPRVYLRPILELILLFHAKNV comes from the coding sequence ATGGTGACTGCCCGAAGGACAAGAGGAGGGCATGCTGAAAGTAAACGATGGGCCGTCATATTCACTTGTCTGAGCACTAGAGCGGTGCACATCGAGGTCATAGAGACGATGACCACTGCAAGCTTCATCAATGGACTCAGACGTTTCAGTGCCATTAGAGGGCCCATTAAAACAATTCGATCAGACCAGGGCACAAATTTCATTGGAGCCTGTAAAGAACTCAAACTCAACACAACTGATCCTGAGTTGAAGACATACCTTAAAGACAACAAGAGCACATGGATATTCAACCCTCCCCACTCTTCCCACATGGGCGGAGTGTGGGAGAGGATGATCGGCATTGCTCGACGGATTTTGGATGCTCTTCTCCTCAAGCTGAATCCATCGTATCTCACACATGAGATACTAGTCACTCTGATGGCGGAAGTCACTGCCATTATGAACTCAAGACCATTGGTCTCAGTGTCCTCTGACCCAGAAGCGCCAGCAGTTCTTACCCCATCAATGTTGTTGACACATAAAAAGGATACATTGGCTGCACCTTCTGGGGATTTTGATGTTAACGATCTTTCCAACAAACACTGGAGGAGAGTCCAAGCCCTTGCTGATGCCTTTTGGAAAAGGTGGAGGCAGGAGTATCTGACGACGCTTCAAACAAAGGGAAAATGGAATATGGAGAAGCCCAACCTGCAAGTAGGAGATGTGGTGCTGCTGAAGGACTCACAAATGAAAAGAACTGAGTGGCCTACTGGACTTGTGGTTAAAACCTTTCCTAGTCGAGATAATACAGTGCGTAAGGTGGAGGTTAAAGTAGTCAAACATGACATTCCTAGAGTGTATTTGCGTCCTATTTTAGAGTTGATTTTACTGTTCCATGCAAAAAATGTATAG